The Fibrobacter sp. UWB5 genomic sequence GATTGCGTGATTTACTATACCGCAGACCATTACAAGTCTTTCAAAAAGCTGGACGTTCGGTAATTGTATGCGCTCTTTTGTTCCGACAGATATTTATGTCGAAAAAGACTGCGTGAAAAATCACGCGAATCAAATGCTTGCCGTCGGGACTCGCGCGCTCATTATGACGGGCCGCCATTCTGCTGCAGCGAATGGCTCCTTGAGCGACATCGAAAGTGTCTTGAATTCCGGCAATATCCCGTTCCAGGTGTTCAACGAAGTCGAAGAGAATCCGTCGACGGATACGGTGCGCAAGGCCGCTCAGATTGCGCAAGGCTTCAAGGCTGATTTTGTCATTGGTATTGGGGGAGGCTCCGCTATCGATGCCGCCAAGGCGGTGGCGTTGCTCTTGTTGAATCCTTCAGTCGATGCAGACGACCTTCATCAAGTTCCAAGTCACCCTCTGGACCATGCGCCTGTTGTAGCGGTTCCGACAACGTGCGGGATGGGTTCCGAGGCTACGCCTGTTTCTATCATCACGAATCACAAGATTCAGCTCAAGAAGAGTATCCCGCATGTAATTTTCCCGGTACTCGCGCTTGTTGACGGAAAGTACCTTGCTTCTGCAAAGAAACAGTTGATTGTGAATACCGCTGTCGATGCGCTCGCTCACATGGTCGAAAGTATTCTTAACGTCAAGTCGAATGCGTTCAACCGCATGTTTCCGGAATACGGCCTCAAGCTTTGGGGCGAATGCAAAAGCGCTTTGCTATCCGATGCCGCCGTCGATGCGAGCCTCTACGAAAAACTCATGCTCACCTCGACTATTGCGGGCATGTCCATTGCTCATACAAGTACTTCGGTACCGCACGGCATGAGCTACGATCTTACGCTCCATGCGGGCGTTCCTCACGGGCCTGCGGTCGGTTACTTTCTTGCGGCCTACACCGAAGTCTGCGCGAAATTCGTGCCCGAAGATGTTCAGAAGGTTTTTTCTCTTCTAGGTCTTAAGAGTGTTGATGAATTTACGGCGATGCTTCGCAAGCTTATCGGAACTTGTACCGTCTCGCGTGCCATGCGCGACCAGTTTGCCGCGGCCATGAAAACAAACCGCTCTAAGCTGGATCTCGTTCCGGGTGTAATTACGGCAGCCGATGTCAATTTCATATACGAAAAGTCCCTGGTCGTTGAATCATGCTAAATCATTTGCGTAAATGCTTTTTTGTATGTGCGCTTTGGGGTGCGGCTCTTTGCTTTGCTGCCGATGACGTTAAACCGTACATGGGTGCAGAAGACCTTCCGAATGCGTTGAATTTTTACCCCGCTCCGCCGGATACGGGCTCGGCCGCCTTTGCCTACGACGTGGCGCAATATAAATGGGGTAAGTCCATGCGGGCTGATTCTGCCCGGGCAGCCCTTGCCATTGCCCAGGGAACTGTGGATATTGCCGAAATGATGGCCTTGTTCAGCGAAGCCTTTGGCATGGAAATTTCGGAGAAGAAAACGCCGGCGATCTTTTATGTGGTCAAGCGTGGCGTGCTGACCATGCGCCTTGCGGGTCGCGGTCCGAAAAATCATTATATGAGGCCGCGTCCCTATATGTATTTTAACGAGCCGACCCTGATGCCCAAATATGAGGAGGAGCATCGGTCCAATGGTTCTTACCCCTCGGGCCATACGATTCGCGCGTGGGCGATGGCCTTGTTGCTCGCTGAAATCAACCCCGCCGCACAGGATGCTCTCTTGAAATACGGCTATGAATGGGGCCAAAGCCGCGTGATTGCGGGCTACCACTGGCAAAGCGACATCGAAGCCTCCAAAGCGATTATTGCTGGCTGCTTTGCCCGCCTGCATGCCGACGAATCGTTCCTTGCGGACATGAAAAAAGCGAGAGCCGAATTCAAACGGCTCTCAACAGCAAAGAAAAAATCAAAGTAGTTTCTATTTCTCTAAAAAGTCAAGCGCTTCGCCGGCGAGTTCCACGCAGCGATTGCATGGAATGACCTTGTTCGGGCGAATTTCACTGCACTTGGTGAAATTCTGGGCGCCTCGCTTGAAAAAGTCCTCAATGGCGTCGGCATGGTCCGGCTGCATCATCTTTGCCGCATAGAGCGCGCCACATGCGCCATTCGGGGCCTTGCCGCCACCGAAATTACGGAACATCTCGGCAGATGCTACTGCCTCCGCCTCGGACTTGCCCGTTGCACGAGCATAACCGTATGCCACCGACATTGCGCAATTGCCGCGATGCTCTGCGTGAAAGTTCTTCGAAATTTCTGCAATCGACATAAGATGTTCCTTTGTTAAAGACTTCTAAAACGCAATATACAAATCTTAAAACAAAAGTGTGCAATCAGAAGGTTGCAAAAAAAGAAAAAAGACAAGGGAGGGCGTAGCCCTTTGCAAAAAAAAAGACCCTGCAAAAATTTGCAGGGTTATAAAATCCAAAATTTGATTTGAATTACTTGTCGGTGAGCACTGCAACACCGGGGAGGACTTTACCCTCGAGCAATTCGAGAGATGCACCACCACCCGTAGAGGTGTGGGTCACCTTCTTGTCGGCGCCGTACTTCTTGGCAGCCGTAGCGGTATCGCCACCACCGATCACGGTGATTGCGCCGGCAGCGGTAGCTTCGACGATTGCGTCGGCCATAGCCTTGGTAGCCTTTTCGAAGGCTTCGAATTCGAACACGCCTGCAGGACCGTTCCAGACGATGGTCTTTGCAGACTTGATAGCGTTCACGAAGAGCTTGGTGGATTCAGCGCCCACATCGAGACCCATCCAGCCTGCCGGAATGCCTTCGGCGTCAGAGACAGCCTTCGTGGCAGCGTCGGCAGCGAACTTGTCGGCAGCGATGTAGTCGACCGGGAGGATGATTTCCTTGCCGGCAGCCTTGGCCTTGGCCATCAGATCCGGAACGAGCTTGGCGCCTTCTTCGTCAAACAAAGAAGAACCGATTTCGATGTTGTTCAGAACCTTCTTGAAGGTGAAAGCCATGCCACCGCCGATGATGATCTTGTCGGCCTTGTCGAGGAGGTTGTTGATGAGCTGGATCTTATCAGCGACCTTTGCACCGCCGAGGATGGCGAGGAACGGACGCGGAGGATTGTTGAGCACCTGGTCGAATGCCTTGAGTTCCTTGTTCATGAGGAAACCGGCAGCGCGCTGCGGAAGTTCAACACCAGTCATGGAGGAGTGGTCGCGGTGAGCGGTACCGAAAGCGTCGTTCACATAAACGTCAGCGAGCTTGGTGAGGCTTGCGCGGAATGCCTTCACGGCTTCCTTGTCGGCCTTTTCCTTGGTTTCGGTGCCATCGGCGTTCTTGATCTTGCGCTTGCCTTCTTCTTCGATGTGGAAGCGGAGGTTTTCGAGGAGGATGATTT encodes the following:
- a CDS encoding iron-containing alcohol dehydrogenase family protein, whose product is MRSFVPTDIYVEKDCVKNHANQMLAVGTRALIMTGRHSAAANGSLSDIESVLNSGNIPFQVFNEVEENPSTDTVRKAAQIAQGFKADFVIGIGGGSAIDAAKAVALLLLNPSVDADDLHQVPSHPLDHAPVVAVPTTCGMGSEATPVSIITNHKIQLKKSIPHVIFPVLALVDGKYLASAKKQLIVNTAVDALAHMVESILNVKSNAFNRMFPEYGLKLWGECKSALLSDAAVDASLYEKLMLTSTIAGMSIAHTSTSVPHGMSYDLTLHAGVPHGPAVGYFLAAYTEVCAKFVPEDVQKVFSLLGLKSVDEFTAMLRKLIGTCTVSRAMRDQFAAAMKTNRSKLDLVPGVITAADVNFIYEKSLVVESC
- a CDS encoding phosphatase PAP2 family protein yields the protein MLNHLRKCFFVCALWGAALCFAADDVKPYMGAEDLPNALNFYPAPPDTGSAAFAYDVAQYKWGKSMRADSARAALAIAQGTVDIAEMMALFSEAFGMEISEKKTPAIFYVVKRGVLTMRLAGRGPKNHYMRPRPYMYFNEPTLMPKYEEEHRSNGSYPSGHTIRAWAMALLLAEINPAAQDALLKYGYEWGQSRVIAGYHWQSDIEASKAIIAGCFARLHADESFLADMKKARAEFKRLSTAKKKSK
- the pgk gene encoding phosphoglycerate kinase produces the protein MAKLSIEDLELAGKRVFIRVDFNVPQDKVTGEITNTKRIEAALPTIQYALDKGAAVVLASHLGRPNGEKNMKYTLAPVAKKLEELIKKPVKFLSDCVGPEVEAACAAIKPGEIILLENLRFHIEEEGKRKIKNADGTETKEKADKEAVKAFRASLTKLADVYVNDAFGTAHRDHSSMTGVELPQRAAGFLMNKELKAFDQVLNNPPRPFLAILGGAKVADKIQLINNLLDKADKIIIGGGMAFTFKKVLNNIEIGSSLFDEEGAKLVPDLMAKAKAAGKEIILPVDYIAADKFAADAATKAVSDAEGIPAGWMGLDVGAESTKLFVNAIKSAKTIVWNGPAGVFEFEAFEKATKAMADAIVEATAAGAITVIGGGDTATAAKKYGADKKVTHTSTGGGASLELLEGKVLPGVAVLTDK